The Pontibacillus halophilus JSM 076056 = DSM 19796 genome includes a region encoding these proteins:
- a CDS encoding restriction endonuclease subunit S, giving the protein MQFKTIKMIGQIPKEWDTIYLKDIATLITKGATPTTYGFPWVEHGIFLFKSDCVKNGKFRYGEYNYISEEAHNYLKRSKINSGDIVMSITGDLGRVAIIPEDIEEANINQHLAKISIENQKVHPKFIYHWLNRKEIRRYYNLIKTGLAYPQISLKQVRETVVPVPAIEEQKKIADILSTWDKAIELKEQLVDQRKEQKRGLIQKLLTSEVRLPGFHGDWKEFKIKELSKVVTGNTPSTKNKEYYEGGHYPWITPTDISDSKYVTKGERYLTQKGLEKGRYVPKGSLLVTCIASIGKNAIIRNDGSCNQQINAVFPSEHHSNEFLYYKLEKDTKRLESFAGRSATAIINKKTFENFKVKLPPYDEQVAIAEILSKIDENIELLLQNIDQLKKQKNGLVQLLLTGKIRVKV; this is encoded by the coding sequence ATGCAATTTAAAACTATAAAAATGATAGGTCAAATTCCAAAAGAGTGGGATACTATCTACCTTAAAGACATTGCTACACTTATTACTAAGGGTGCTACCCCAACAACATACGGTTTCCCATGGGTAGAACATGGTATATTTCTATTTAAGAGTGACTGTGTTAAAAATGGGAAATTCAGGTACGGAGAATATAATTATATATCAGAGGAAGCACATAATTACCTGAAAAGATCCAAAATTAATTCAGGTGACATTGTTATGTCAATTACTGGAGATCTTGGTCGAGTAGCTATTATCCCTGAGGATATTGAAGAGGCGAACATAAACCAACATCTCGCAAAAATTTCAATTGAAAATCAAAAAGTTCATCCGAAATTTATTTATCATTGGTTAAATAGAAAAGAAATACGTAGATATTATAACTTAATTAAGACAGGTTTAGCATATCCTCAAATAAGTTTGAAGCAGGTTAGAGAAACAGTTGTACCAGTCCCAGCAATCGAAGAACAAAAAAAAATAGCAGATATACTCTCAACTTGGGATAAGGCCATTGAATTAAAAGAACAGCTAGTTGATCAGAGAAAGGAGCAAAAAAGAGGTTTGATCCAAAAGTTACTTACTTCTGAAGTTCGATTACCAGGTTTTCATGGTGATTGGAAAGAATTTAAGATAAAAGAACTAAGTAAAGTGGTAACAGGTAACACACCGAGTACAAAAAATAAAGAATATTACGAAGGAGGACATTATCCTTGGATAACGCCTACTGATATAAGTGACTCTAAATATGTAACAAAAGGCGAAAGATATTTAACACAAAAAGGACTAGAGAAAGGTCGTTACGTTCCAAAAGGAAGCCTATTAGTAACATGCATAGCAAGTATAGGGAAAAATGCTATTATTAGAAATGATGGCAGTTGCAACCAGCAGATAAATGCTGTTTTTCCTAGCGAGCACCATTCTAACGAGTTCTTATATTATAAATTGGAAAAGGATACAAAACGGTTGGAGTCATTTGCAGGCAGAAGTGCAACAGCAATAATTAATAAAAAAACTTTTGAAAACTTCAAAGTTAAGTTACCCCCTTATGATGAACAAGTAGCAATTGCAGAAATTCTTTCTAAAATAGATGAGAATATTGAGTTACTTTTACAAAATATTGACCAGTTAAAAAAACAAAAAAACGGTCTAGTTCAATTATTACTAACAGGAAAGATTCGGGTAAAGGTATGA
- a CDS encoding type I restriction-modification system subunit M: MSEKVTQQDINAVLWQAADTFRGKIDSSIYKDYILTMLFMKYISDAYKEHLEEYTKRYDGDERRIQRALSRERFVLEEDATFDFLYSKRNDPEIGEIINKALEKLENENTGKLRGVFRNIDFNSESVLGKAKDRNSMLRSVLEDFNRLTLKPSVVGSEDVIGDSYQYMIERFASDAGKKGGEFFTPSMVSELLARLVKPEENDRIYDPTCGSGSLLIKVANQVPNKKVQIYGQERNGQTHSLAIMNMYLHGIDDAKLEWGDTLANPLHLEDDKLMKFQRIVANPPFSLDKWAMGFADDTTNDKKFKMDASLDPYRRFDWGVPPSSKGDYAFVQHMLHSLAEEGRMATILPHGVLFRGSSEGKIRKQIIEMNLLDAVIGVPEGLFFGTGIPACIMVFQKNRKRDNVLFIDASGEGNYEKGKNQNKLRERDIEKIVETYLNYETIDKYSYLATMSEIKDNDYNLNIPRYVDTFEEEESINMEDVKKNISDIKSELQGVEQQMEQYLKNLGL; encoded by the coding sequence ATGAGTGAGAAAGTAACACAACAAGATATTAATGCAGTTTTGTGGCAAGCGGCAGATACGTTTAGAGGAAAAATAGATTCAAGTATTTATAAGGATTACATACTGACCATGTTGTTCATGAAGTATATTAGTGATGCTTATAAAGAGCACTTGGAAGAGTACACAAAAAGATATGATGGAGATGAGCGACGAATACAACGCGCTTTATCTCGTGAACGTTTTGTATTAGAAGAAGATGCAACCTTTGATTTCTTATATAGTAAACGTAATGATCCAGAAATCGGTGAAATTATTAATAAGGCATTAGAGAAATTAGAAAATGAGAACACTGGCAAGTTACGAGGTGTATTCCGTAACATTGACTTTAACTCTGAGTCAGTGTTAGGAAAGGCAAAAGACCGTAACTCTATGTTACGTTCCGTATTAGAGGATTTTAATAGATTAACATTAAAACCATCTGTTGTTGGTAGTGAAGATGTAATTGGAGATTCCTATCAATATATGATTGAACGTTTTGCAAGTGACGCAGGTAAAAAAGGTGGAGAATTCTTTACACCTTCTATGGTTTCTGAATTACTAGCACGCCTAGTGAAACCTGAAGAAAATGACCGAATCTACGATCCAACATGCGGATCTGGTTCATTATTAATTAAAGTTGCTAATCAAGTACCAAATAAAAAGGTGCAAATATATGGTCAAGAACGTAATGGTCAGACACATTCCTTAGCAATAATGAACATGTACTTACATGGTATCGATGATGCTAAGTTAGAGTGGGGAGATACATTAGCTAATCCTCTTCATTTAGAAGATGATAAATTAATGAAATTCCAGAGAATTGTGGCTAATCCTCCATTCTCTTTGGATAAGTGGGCAATGGGTTTTGCTGATGATACAACAAATGATAAAAAATTCAAAATGGATGCTTCTTTAGACCCTTATCGTCGTTTTGATTGGGGAGTTCCTCCAAGCTCTAAAGGAGACTATGCTTTTGTTCAGCACATGTTACATTCATTGGCTGAAGAAGGTCGGATGGCGACAATATTACCTCATGGTGTTCTATTTAGAGGATCCAGCGAAGGGAAAATACGAAAACAGATAATAGAAATGAACCTATTAGATGCTGTAATAGGAGTGCCTGAAGGGTTATTCTTTGGAACAGGAATTCCAGCTTGTATTATGGTATTCCAAAAGAATCGTAAGCGAGACAATGTATTATTCATTGATGCATCTGGAGAAGGCAACTATGAAAAAGGTAAGAACCAGAATAAATTACGGGAACGGGATATTGAAAAAATAGTTGAAACGTACCTAAATTATGAAACAATTGATAAGTATTCATATCTGGCAACAATGAGTGAAATCAAGGATAACGACTATAACCTTAATATTCCACGTTATGTTGATACGTTTGAAGAAGAAGAATCCATCAACATGGAAGATGTAAAGAAAAATATTAGTGATATTAAGTCGGAACTTCAAGGCGTAGAACAGCAAATGGAACAATATTTAAAGAATCTTGGATTGTAG
- a CDS encoding restriction endonuclease subunit S produces MKLEDIAEIKTGLVLTRKKAEVDFKVKATYRLLTLRNIEEDGTFNDHPFDVFHSNDELSPRYFTEEGDIVMRLSDPNTAVYISKDQANLLVPSNFVLIKVKNAQVLPGYIAWYLNRDSIKRELAKSQSGTRILSTNKNVLKTISIKMLSLDNQEALIKMLSLHRKEKRLYQKLIMEKEDWFKGVSQQILQG; encoded by the coding sequence ATGAAACTTGAGGATATTGCAGAGATCAAGACTGGTTTAGTTCTAACAAGGAAAAAAGCGGAAGTGGATTTTAAAGTAAAAGCTACATATCGCTTATTAACATTAAGAAATATTGAAGAAGACGGAACATTTAACGATCACCCCTTTGATGTGTTTCACAGTAATGACGAACTAAGTCCACGTTATTTTACTGAAGAAGGCGATATTGTGATGCGGTTATCTGATCCAAATACTGCTGTTTACATAAGTAAAGACCAGGCTAATCTCTTGGTTCCATCTAATTTTGTATTAATTAAAGTGAAAAATGCTCAAGTGTTGCCTGGATATATTGCTTGGTATTTAAACAGGGATTCTATTAAGCGGGAGTTAGCAAAGTCACAATCAGGTACACGGATTCTTAGCACGAACAAAAATGTGTTAAAAACTATTTCTATAAAAATGCTATCACTGGATAATCAAGAAGCATTGATTAAGATGTTAAGTCTTCATCGTAAAGAAAAAAGACTTTATCAGAAGTTAATCATGGAAAAAGAGGATTGGTTTAAAGGTGTTTCTCAACAAATATTACAAGGATAA
- the radC gene encoding RadC family protein, whose protein sequence is MNNTIDKMTFKHLLATSTREKEDSYVVNEIFTRYPSVKELLDVTEEELMQIKGIGKVKAAQIIAALQLARMNPCPSEDRFTIRSPEDAYDYLSDMQHLDREHFVVLGLNTKNEILFKETVFIGSLNASIVHPRECFKHLIRRSCASAIVAHNHPSGDVTPSTEDVNVTKRLAEAGKMIGIEILDHLVIGHEKYSSLKEKGYL, encoded by the coding sequence ATGAATAACACTATCGATAAAATGACATTCAAACACTTGCTTGCCACATCTACGAGAGAAAAGGAAGACAGCTATGTCGTAAATGAGATCTTCACTCGTTATCCATCAGTCAAAGAGCTATTGGATGTTACAGAAGAAGAGCTTATGCAGATCAAAGGGATCGGCAAAGTGAAGGCTGCTCAGATCATTGCTGCTTTACAGTTGGCACGTATGAACCCATGCCCGTCTGAAGACCGTTTTACGATACGCTCACCCGAAGACGCGTATGATTATCTAAGCGATATGCAACATCTTGATCGAGAACATTTCGTCGTCCTTGGACTGAATACCAAGAATGAGATACTGTTCAAAGAAACAGTATTTATCGGTTCGTTGAATGCTTCCATCGTTCATCCAAGGGAATGCTTTAAACACTTGATTCGTCGTAGCTGCGCCAGTGCTATCGTCGCTCATAACCATCCTAGTGGGGACGTAACTCCAAGTACGGAAGATGTAAACGTTACGAAACGACTAGCTGAAGCCGGGAAGATGATTGGTATCGAGATACTGGATCACCTTGTCATCGGCCATGAGAAGTATTCTAGCTTGAAAGAAAAAGGTTACCTCTAA
- the rlmH gene encoding 23S rRNA (pseudouridine(1915)-N(3))-methyltransferase RlmH — protein MQIQIVSVGKIKEKYIKQGITEFEKRLRPYCKLTMDEVNDEQAPEQMSEKEMIKVKDKEGERILNKIKPNQYVIVLDLQGEQWSSENLAKHMEQLSIHGKSQVSFVIGGSNGLSNDVLKRADQKLSFSKMTFPHQLMKLILMEQIYRAFKIQKNEPYHK, from the coding sequence ATGCAGATACAAATTGTAAGTGTCGGAAAGATTAAAGAGAAATACATCAAACAGGGTATCACTGAGTTTGAGAAACGTCTTCGCCCATACTGCAAGTTGACGATGGATGAAGTGAACGATGAACAGGCCCCTGAACAAATGAGTGAGAAAGAAATGATTAAGGTGAAGGATAAAGAAGGGGAGCGGATCTTAAATAAAATAAAGCCAAACCAGTACGTTATTGTTCTGGATCTACAGGGTGAGCAATGGTCATCTGAGAATCTAGCTAAACACATGGAGCAGTTAAGCATCCATGGGAAGAGTCAAGTGTCATTCGTCATCGGTGGATCAAATGGGTTGAGTAATGATGTATTGAAGCGTGCAGATCAAAAGCTTTCCTTCTCGAAGATGACGTTCCCTCATCAGTTGATGAAGCTGATATTAATGGAGCAGATCTATCGGGCATTCAAAATCCAGAAGAACGAGCCATATCATAAATAA